In one Tessaracoccus palaemonis genomic region, the following are encoded:
- a CDS encoding glycoside hydrolase family 13 protein produces MIHQWWRDAVIYQIYPRSFADASGDGYGDLKGVISKLDYLRDLGVDAVWLSPFYTSPMADAGYDVADYCDIDPMFGNLADADELIAEAHARGLRIIVDLVPNHSSSEHRRFQAALAAGPGSPERENYLFRDGLGDDGELPPNNWTAVFGGRSWTRLTAADGTPEQWYLHLFDPEQPDWNWEHEPVRELFDDTLRFWLDKGVDGFRVDVAHGLAKAEGLPDQVSTDSDLGFQTGPQWDQDGVHEIYRRWRAVLDGYDGDRSLVAEAWVEDPERLKLYLRPDEMHTAFNFEFLDCLWDADAYRKVIASTMAANESVGAPTTWVLSNHDVVRHVSRLGLTVPGSSHEGLGLRDEQPDNVIGLRRGRAATLMMLALPGSAYLYQGEELGLPDHTTLPDDVRQDPTWTRSGHTRVGRDGCRVPLPWLADAPAYGFSPTGESWLPQPDSFAELAADRQVGVAGSTWTLYRDALALRRELGLGRGELTWLDAGEHIVGFDNGDVRVLTNVLGDPQPLPEGWTVLLASADVDGELPTDVTVWLKRA; encoded by the coding sequence ATGATTCACCAGTGGTGGCGCGACGCCGTCATCTACCAGATCTACCCCCGCTCCTTCGCCGACGCCTCGGGCGACGGCTATGGCGATCTGAAGGGCGTGATCTCGAAGCTCGACTACCTGCGCGACCTGGGCGTTGACGCGGTGTGGCTCTCGCCGTTCTACACCTCGCCCATGGCGGACGCGGGCTACGACGTGGCCGACTACTGCGACATCGACCCCATGTTCGGCAACCTCGCCGACGCCGACGAGCTGATCGCCGAGGCCCACGCGCGGGGCCTCAGGATCATCGTCGACCTGGTCCCGAACCACTCCTCCAGCGAGCACCGCCGGTTCCAGGCCGCGCTGGCCGCGGGCCCGGGTTCGCCGGAGCGGGAGAACTACCTGTTCCGCGACGGGCTGGGCGACGACGGCGAACTGCCGCCCAACAACTGGACCGCGGTGTTCGGCGGGCGCTCCTGGACGCGCCTGACCGCCGCCGACGGAACGCCCGAGCAGTGGTACCTGCACCTGTTCGACCCCGAGCAGCCCGACTGGAACTGGGAGCACGAGCCCGTCCGCGAGCTGTTCGACGACACCCTGCGATTCTGGCTTGACAAGGGCGTCGACGGGTTCCGCGTCGACGTCGCGCACGGGCTGGCCAAGGCCGAGGGGCTGCCGGACCAGGTCTCCACGGACTCCGACCTCGGCTTCCAGACCGGCCCCCAGTGGGACCAGGACGGCGTGCACGAGATCTACCGCCGCTGGCGCGCGGTGCTCGACGGCTACGACGGCGACCGCTCGCTGGTGGCCGAGGCCTGGGTCGAGGACCCCGAGCGCCTCAAGCTGTACCTGCGCCCCGACGAGATGCACACGGCGTTCAACTTCGAGTTCCTCGACTGCCTGTGGGACGCCGACGCGTACCGCAAGGTCATCGCGTCGACCATGGCCGCCAACGAGTCCGTCGGCGCGCCGACGACCTGGGTGCTCAGCAACCACGACGTCGTCCGGCACGTCAGCCGGCTCGGCCTGACGGTGCCCGGCTCCAGCCACGAGGGTCTCGGACTGCGCGACGAGCAGCCCGACAACGTGATCGGCCTGCGCCGCGGCCGCGCCGCGACGCTCATGATGCTCGCGCTGCCCGGATCGGCCTACCTGTACCAGGGCGAGGAGCTCGGCCTGCCCGACCACACCACGCTCCCCGACGACGTCCGCCAGGACCCGACGTGGACCCGATCCGGCCACACGCGCGTCGGGCGCGACGGCTGCCGCGTGCCGCTGCCGTGGCTCGCCGACGCCCCGGCCTACGGCTTCTCCCCCACCGGCGAGTCCTGGCTGCCGCAGCCCGACTCGTTCGCCGAGCTGGCCGCCGACCGCCAGGTCGGGGTGGCCGGGTCAACCTGGACGCTGTACCGCGACGCGCTGGCGCTGCGCCGCGAGCTCGGGCTGGGACGCGGCGAGCTGACCTGGCTCGACGCCGGCGAACACATCGTCGGCTTCGACAACGGCGACGTGCGCGTGCTGACCAACGTGCTGGGGGACCCGCAGCCGCTGCCCGAGGGCTGGACCGTGCTGCTGGCGAGCGCGGACGTCGACGGCGAGCTCCCGACCGACGTCACCGTCTGGCTGAAGCGCGCCTGA
- the mobA gene encoding molybdenum cofactor guanylyltransferase: MEARTATVILAGGRSTRMPGDKLALVIDGRTLLERAVAAASSVSDTVVVAGPRPHWWPDDSAGVTFVVEDPPFGGPVAGVAAALPRLGDVHDVLLLAGDLADPASVVRLLCDAELAHDGVVLEDVDGMAQPLAGRYRLAALRAAVERLGHVRNVEVRALMRSLSLTRLPAPEPVTRNVDTPAAAHAVRAILPRASTP, translated from the coding sequence ATGGAGGCGCGCACTGCAACGGTGATTCTGGCCGGCGGCCGATCGACGCGGATGCCCGGCGACAAGCTGGCGCTCGTGATCGACGGGCGCACCCTGCTCGAGCGCGCGGTGGCCGCGGCCTCCTCCGTGTCCGACACCGTCGTGGTGGCCGGGCCACGACCGCACTGGTGGCCCGACGACAGCGCGGGCGTCACGTTCGTGGTCGAGGATCCGCCGTTCGGAGGCCCCGTCGCGGGGGTCGCGGCCGCGCTGCCGCGGCTGGGGGACGTCCACGACGTGTTACTGCTGGCCGGTGATCTGGCCGACCCCGCCTCCGTCGTCCGCCTCCTGTGCGACGCCGAGCTCGCGCACGACGGCGTGGTCCTCGAGGACGTCGACGGCATGGCCCAGCCGCTCGCCGGTCGCTACCGGCTTGCCGCGCTGCGGGCCGCCGTCGAGCGGCTGGGCCACGTCCGCAACGTCGAGGTCCGCGCGCTGATGCGGTCGCTGTCCCTGACGAGGCTGCCGGCCCCGGAGCCTGTTACGCGCAACGTGGACACGCCTGCCGCCGCGCATGCCGTGCGCGCGATCCTGCCGCGTGCCTCGACCCCCTGA
- a CDS encoding LacI family DNA-binding transcriptional regulator, protein MIARLADIAAAAGVSTATVSRVLNDRPGVAQATRNQVLVAAGRLGIPTGQPSAARDRHVAVLIPELGNPTFAAFANELSLLLSAAGRVMLLLVIGPSRTAEEQMPDVLGGLDVPGVISVSGTLADELSSPERYLGLNRAGIQLVSINAWHPEVTGSFLSTDDAASVAQSVAHLRSLGHTRIGLAVGQRRFQPTQRKVKAFLDLGFDESSVVSTFFTGEGGQSAAARLLDAGHTAIVCGSDVMALGAMREARSRGLDIPGDVSVVGFDDSALMPFTAPALTTVRQPVAALCRAAVDALLSALERPPAESTEMLFHPDLIIRQSTGPAA, encoded by the coding sequence ATGATCGCCAGACTGGCCGACATCGCCGCCGCCGCGGGGGTCTCGACCGCCACCGTGTCGCGCGTCCTGAACGACCGACCGGGCGTCGCGCAGGCCACCAGGAACCAGGTGCTCGTCGCCGCCGGGCGGCTCGGCATCCCGACGGGGCAGCCGTCGGCCGCCCGCGACCGCCACGTCGCCGTCCTGATCCCCGAACTCGGCAACCCGACCTTCGCCGCCTTCGCCAACGAGCTGTCGCTGCTGCTGTCCGCGGCCGGCCGCGTGATGCTGCTGCTCGTCATCGGCCCCTCGCGCACCGCGGAGGAACAGATGCCCGACGTGCTCGGCGGGCTCGACGTGCCTGGCGTGATCTCCGTCTCCGGGACGCTGGCCGACGAGCTCAGCTCGCCCGAGCGCTACCTCGGCCTCAACCGCGCCGGCATCCAGCTCGTCTCCATCAACGCCTGGCACCCCGAGGTGACCGGCTCGTTCCTCTCGACCGACGACGCGGCCTCCGTCGCGCAGTCCGTCGCCCACCTCCGGAGCCTCGGCCACACGCGCATCGGGCTGGCCGTCGGCCAACGCCGCTTCCAGCCCACCCAGCGCAAGGTCAAGGCCTTCCTCGACCTCGGCTTCGACGAGTCGAGCGTCGTCAGCACCTTCTTCACCGGCGAGGGCGGCCAGAGCGCCGCCGCCCGCCTGCTCGACGCCGGCCACACCGCCATCGTGTGCGGCTCCGACGTCATGGCGCTCGGCGCGATGCGCGAGGCCCGCTCCCGGGGCCTCGACATCCCCGGCGACGTCTCCGTCGTCGGTTTCGACGACTCCGCGCTGATGCCGTTCACCGCCCCCGCCCTCACCACGGTGCGGCAGCCCGTCGCGGCGCTGTGCCGGGCCGCGGTCGACGCGCTGCTCAGCGCGCTGGAACGGCCGCCTGCCGAGTCCACCGAGATGCTCTTCCACCCCGACCTCATCATCCGCCAATCGACAGGACCTGCCGCATGA